A part of Candidatus Deferrimicrobium borealis genomic DNA contains:
- the mce gene encoding methylmalonyl-CoA epimerase, translating into MIRRIQHIGIAVRSLREAIPFYRDVLGLELVGTEEVADQKIRAAVFRVGESTIEVIESTAPDGPVGKFLERNGEGIHHLCFEVDDAAAALSHAKGKGVRLIDETPRPGVHGMRIGFLHPKSTFGVLTEFAQAGDEGH; encoded by the coding sequence ATGATCCGCAGGATCCAGCACATCGGCATCGCCGTCCGCAGCCTCCGGGAGGCGATCCCCTTCTACCGGGACGTCCTCGGGCTGGAGCTGGTCGGGACCGAAGAGGTGGCGGACCAGAAGATCCGCGCCGCCGTCTTCCGCGTGGGCGAGAGCACGATCGAGGTGATCGAGTCGACGGCCCCCGACGGCCCGGTGGGGAAGTTCCTCGAGAGGAACGGCGAGGGGATCCACCACCTCTGTTTCGAGGTGGACGACGCCGCCGCGGCCCTGTCGCACGCGAAGGGGAAGGGGGTCCGGCTCATCGACGAGACCCCCCGGCCGGGGGTCCACGGGATGCGGATCGGCTTTCTCCACCCGAAGTCGACCTTCGGCGTTCTGACGGAGTTCGCGCAGGCGGGGGACGAGGGACATTGA